AGGCGCTTCCCGCTTCCGGTCTGGAGCGGGCCATCCGGGACGCGGATCTCATCATCGACGCGATCTTCGGCACGGGATTTCACGGCCCCGCGCGTGGGTTTGCCGTTCGGGTGATCGAGGCCGCGAACGCCTCCGGCGTCCCGATCCTGGCCGTGGATGTGCCCTCCGGCGTAGACGCCGTCGTGGGGCGCGCCGATCCGCCGTGTATTCGCGCGACCGCGACGGTGGCGATGGCGCTTCCGAAAATTGGGACCGTGCAATATCCGGCAGCCGCGCAGGTGGGCCGGCTCTTCGTCGCCGACATCGGGATTCCCGAGTCGGTGATCCGCGAGGCGCCGATCCCCACCGCGCTCGCGACGGCGGCGTGGATGGATCGAACGGTTCCGCATCGCCCCGCCGATTCGCACAAAGGGCGCTACGGAAGAGTGGCCATCCTGGGCGGTGCCCGCGGATATGCGGGCGCGCCTGTGCTGGCGGCCCGGGGGGCCATCCGTGCGGGAGCGGGGCTGGTGACGATCGGACTCCCGGCATCGCTGGCCGCAATCCCGCCGGCGTCGCTTCCCGAGGCGATGACCCGACCGCTCCCGGAGAGCGCGGCGGGCGCGCTCTGCGAAGCCGGGGCGGAGGCCGCCCGTGAGTTTGCCGGCTCCGCGGACGTGCTGGCTGTGGGGCCAGGACTCACGACCCATCCCGAGACGGTCGGGCTCATCCGCGGCCTCCTCCCGCGGGTGACCGGTCCCGTCGTGTTGGACGCCGACGGGCTGAACGCGTTTGCCGGAGAGGCCCAACGCCTGCGCGAGGTTCCGGGGCCGCTGGTGATCACCCCGCACCCCGGCGAGATGGCGCGCCTCCTCGGGCGCGAGGTCGGCGAGGTGCAAGAGGATCGGTTGGCGACCGCGCGCGCCGCCGCGTCTTTGGTGCACGGCGTCGCCCTCTTGAAGGGGGCGCGGACGGTGGTGGCCGGTCCGGACGGATACGCGATGGTGATCCCGACCGGAAACCCGGGGATGGCCACGGGAGGCATGGGCGACGTGCTCACGGGAGCGGTGGCGGCGCTGATCGGGGCGGGGCTCGCGCCATTCGAAGCGGCCGTGTGCGCGGCCTACCTTCACGGACTCGCGGGCGATCTCGCCGCCGATTCCCGCGGCGAGTGGGGCCTCTTGGCCAGCGAGGTGGCCGATCATCTCCCCCGCGCGCTGGCGCGGGTCAGGTCGGGATCGGTGGATGATGGCATCATCCCCGTCCCGTGACCGGCGGGGCGCGGCGGGGACCGATCCCGCCCGCTCACCGGCACGACCCACGCGGCCGGCATGGGCCGAGATCGACCTCGGGGCGATCGCGCACAACGTCCGGACGATTACGTCGCTGCTGCGCAAACCGGCGCGCGTGATGGCGGTTGTCAAAGCGGACGCCTACGGACACGGGGCGCTGCCCGTCGCCCGCGCGGCGGTGGACGCCGGGGCGGCATCGCTCGGCGTGGCGACGACGGACGAGGGAGTACAGTTGCGGCGCGCGGGGATCGGCGTCCCGATCCTGCTGCTCGGCTACACACCGCCGGAGGACGCGGAGATCGTGGTGGGACACGATCTCTCGGTCACCGTGTTCCACATGGAAGTGGCCCGGGCACTGAGCCAGGCCGCGGGGCGCGCCGGCCGTCCGGCAAAGATTCACCTCAAGATCGACACCGGGATGGGCCGGATCGGTATCGCGCCCGCGGACGCGGTGGCTCTCGCCGTCGAGGCGCGCCGGCTCTCCGGGGTCGTCCTCGAGGGGTGTTTCACCCACTTCGCTGCGGCCGACGATGCCGACCTGGCCTCGGCCATGGCTCAACTCGACACCTTCCGCAGCGTGCTCCGGCAACTCGACGAGGCCAAGATCCCGCTGGGGCTCCGCCATGCGGCCAACAGCGCGGCGTTGCTAGTGCTGCCCGAGTCGCACCTCGATCTCGTTCGTCCGGGGATCGCGCTCTACGGGATTCCACCTGCGCCGCACCTCGCCAACCGGATCCCCCTCCGCCGCGCCATGCGTCTGCGAGCGCGGGTCTCGTTCGTCAAACAGGTTCCCGCCGGGACCACAATCGGCTACGGCCACGCGTACCGCGCCGGGCGGACCACGACGATCGCGACGATCCCGGTGGGGTATGCCGACGGGTATCCGCGACTCTTGAGCGGACGGGGGGAAGTCTCCTTTGGGGGGCGCCGGTTGCCGGTCGCCGGCCGGGTCTCCATGGATCAGTGCATGGTCGACGCGGGGGAAACCTCGATCCGCGTGGGGGATGAGGTCGAACTCTGGGGCGAGGAGGTGCCCGTTGAGGACGTGGCCGAGCGCGCGCAGACGATCTCCTAC
Above is a window of bacterium DNA encoding:
- the alr gene encoding alanine racemase; protein product: MMASSPSRDRRGAAGTDPARSPARPTRPAWAEIDLGAIAHNVRTITSLLRKPARVMAVVKADAYGHGALPVARAAVDAGAASLGVATTDEGVQLRRAGIGVPILLLGYTPPEDAEIVVGHDLSVTVFHMEVARALSQAAGRAGRPAKIHLKIDTGMGRIGIAPADAVALAVEARRLSGVVLEGCFTHFAAADDADLASAMAQLDTFRSVLRQLDEAKIPLGLRHAANSAALLVLPESHLDLVRPGIALYGIPPAPHLANRIPLRRAMRLRARVSFVKQVPAGTTIGYGHAYRAGRTTTIATIPVGYADGYPRLLSGRGEVSFGGRRLPVAGRVSMDQCMVDAGETSIRVGDEVELWGEEVPVEDVAERAQTISYEILAGVSRRIPRVFVRDGQAIGTRTLLTQDE
- a CDS encoding NAD(P)H-hydrate dehydratase encodes the protein MKLPTPAEMAALERHTQEVHGIETSALMEQAGRRTAEVARRLLRASGGRRCVVLAGKGNNGGDGLVAARHLSGDHPIHVLLVASAEELPPDLGGHLHALRDRQVRIEEAQALPASGLERAIRDADLIIDAIFGTGFHGPARGFAVRVIEAANASGVPILAVDVPSGVDAVVGRADPPCIRATATVAMALPKIGTVQYPAAAQVGRLFVADIGIPESVIREAPIPTALATAAWMDRTVPHRPADSHKGRYGRVAILGGARGYAGAPVLAARGAIRAGAGLVTIGLPASLAAIPPASLPEAMTRPLPESAAGALCEAGAEAAREFAGSADVLAVGPGLTTHPETVGLIRGLLPRVTGPVVLDADGLNAFAGEAQRLREVPGPLVITPHPGEMARLLGREVGEVQEDRLATARAAASLVHGVALLKGARTVVAGPDGYAMVIPTGNPGMATGGMGDVLTGAVAALIGAGLAPFEAAVCAAYLHGLAGDLAADSRGEWGLLASEVADHLPRALARVRSGSVDDGIIPVP